In Chryseobacterium shigense, the following proteins share a genomic window:
- the carB gene encoding carbamoyl-phosphate synthase large subunit, whose translation MAKRTDIKTILVIGSGPIIIGQAAEFDYAGTQACLSLREEGYKVILINSNPATIMTDVEIADKVYIEPISLQFVSHIIRKERPDALLPTLGGQTGLNMAVELEKSGILEECKVEVLGTKLSAINRAEDRDLFRELMRELNEPVPESDIVNTVEGAIRFADEIGYPVIVRPAFTMGGTGGGIASTEAELKEIAELGLKYSPVTQCLIEKSIAGFKEIEYEVMRDANDNAIVVCNMENIDPVGVHTGDSIVVAPSQTLSDREYQLLRNASLKIIRALGIEGGCNVQLALDPHSFDYYIIEVNPRVSRSSALASKATGYPIAKIAAKIAVGLTLDEIMNPVTGKTYACFEPALDYVVTKFPRFPFDKFETADRRLSTQMKATGEVMAIGRNFEESLQKAIRSLETGIRHLGLKTKQAEALTAEEIERRIRVCDDERLFIIGDALRKGYDWEQIVEWSKIDKFFIWKLKKLVDFEKVIAANKFDKETLIQAKKLGFADMNIAHLWEVKQREVFDFRKQNGIMPVYKMVDTCAAEFESETPYFYGTYEEENESVVSSKEKIIVLGSGPIRIGQGVEFDYATVHSVWAIKEMGYEAIIINNNPETVSTDFSISDKLYFEPLTEEDVMNIIELEKPKGVVVQFGGQTAINLADKLASHGVQILGTSLEDLDRAENRDKFEKALQELGIPQPLGKTSTSKEEAIKIANEIGYPVLVRPSYVLGGRAMEIVYGEAELAYYMENAVEASPKHPVLVDKYMVGKEIEIDAICDGETVIIPGIMEHIERAGVHSGDSIAVYPTQNVSQREIDTLVDYTQRLAKGLNVIGLMNIQYVLFEGNVYVIEVNPRSSRTVPFLSKITEVPMANLATKAILGQKLTDLGYKNGLVPSKEGVYVKVPVFSFSKLTKVDISLGPEMKSTGEVMGKDTTLEKALYKGLVAAGRKVPMHGSILFTVADKHKQEAADLAARFHEVGFRIWATEGTAKFFEEKGIPCKIGYKIGEESVNLIDLIQKGKVQYVVNTMTKGKQSERDGFQIRRMSVENGVPCLTSMDTVEAILKVIESMTFKMETM comes from the coding sequence ATGGCAAAACGTACAGATATAAAAACAATTTTAGTAATCGGTTCAGGACCCATCATCATCGGTCAGGCAGCTGAATTTGATTATGCAGGAACACAGGCTTGCCTGTCTTTGAGAGAAGAAGGCTACAAGGTGATTTTGATCAACTCAAATCCGGCAACCATTATGACGGATGTGGAAATCGCAGATAAAGTTTACATCGAGCCTATTTCCCTTCAGTTTGTAAGCCACATCATCAGAAAAGAACGTCCGGATGCGCTTTTACCGACATTGGGAGGCCAAACTGGTCTGAATATGGCAGTAGAGCTGGAAAAATCCGGAATCCTTGAAGAATGTAAAGTAGAAGTATTGGGAACTAAGCTTTCTGCAATCAACAGAGCAGAAGACAGGGACCTTTTCCGTGAGCTGATGAGAGAGCTGAATGAGCCGGTTCCGGAATCGGATATCGTGAATACGGTAGAAGGAGCCATTCGCTTCGCTGATGAGATCGGATATCCGGTAATTGTTCGTCCTGCCTTTACAATGGGAGGAACAGGCGGTGGTATCGCCTCTACAGAAGCCGAACTGAAAGAAATTGCTGAATTGGGATTGAAATACAGCCCTGTTACCCAGTGTCTTATCGAAAAATCAATTGCAGGCTTCAAAGAAATTGAGTATGAAGTAATGCGTGATGCAAACGACAATGCCATTGTGGTTTGTAACATGGAAAATATAGACCCGGTAGGAGTACATACGGGAGACTCTATTGTAGTAGCGCCTTCCCAGACACTTTCAGATAGAGAATATCAGTTGTTGAGAAATGCTTCTCTGAAAATCATCAGAGCTTTGGGAATTGAAGGAGGTTGTAACGTACAGCTGGCTTTAGACCCACATTCTTTCGACTACTACATTATCGAAGTAAACCCGAGAGTTTCCCGTTCATCAGCATTGGCAAGTAAAGCAACAGGGTACCCGATCGCAAAAATTGCAGCGAAGATTGCAGTAGGTTTAACGCTTGACGAGATTATGAACCCGGTAACAGGAAAAACATACGCATGTTTTGAACCCGCTCTTGACTATGTTGTAACAAAATTCCCGAGATTCCCGTTCGATAAATTCGAAACAGCGGACAGAAGATTGTCTACCCAGATGAAAGCAACGGGAGAAGTAATGGCTATCGGAAGAAACTTCGAAGAATCCTTACAGAAAGCCATCCGTTCCCTTGAAACAGGAATCAGACATTTAGGATTAAAAACAAAACAGGCTGAAGCGCTTACTGCTGAAGAAATTGAAAGAAGAATCCGAGTATGTGATGATGAGAGATTATTCATCATCGGAGATGCGCTAAGAAAAGGTTACGATTGGGAACAGATCGTAGAATGGAGTAAAATTGATAAATTCTTCATCTGGAAACTGAAAAAATTAGTTGATTTCGAAAAAGTAATCGCCGCCAATAAATTTGATAAAGAAACCTTAATTCAGGCTAAGAAATTAGGTTTTGCAGATATGAATATCGCTCACCTTTGGGAAGTGAAGCAGCGTGAAGTTTTCGATTTCAGAAAACAAAACGGAATAATGCCGGTATATAAAATGGTAGATACCTGCGCTGCTGAATTTGAAAGTGAAACACCATATTTCTACGGAACTTACGAAGAAGAGAACGAAAGCGTTGTTTCCAGCAAAGAAAAGATCATCGTTTTAGGTTCAGGGCCTATCAGGATCGGTCAGGGAGTGGAATTTGACTATGCAACGGTTCACTCGGTTTGGGCGATCAAAGAAATGGGCTACGAAGCCATCATCATCAATAATAACCCTGAAACGGTTTCTACAGACTTCTCAATCTCAGATAAATTATACTTTGAGCCATTAACGGAAGAAGATGTAATGAACATCATCGAGCTTGAAAAACCAAAAGGAGTGGTAGTACAGTTCGGAGGACAGACAGCCATTAACCTTGCAGATAAACTGGCTTCTCACGGGGTACAGATTCTTGGAACTTCACTGGAAGACCTCGACAGAGCCGAGAACAGGGATAAATTCGAAAAAGCACTTCAGGAACTGGGAATTCCCCAGCCATTAGGGAAAACTTCCACTTCAAAAGAAGAAGCGATAAAAATTGCCAACGAAATTGGTTATCCCGTTCTGGTACGCCCAAGTTACGTATTGGGAGGACGCGCAATGGAAATCGTATACGGTGAGGCAGAACTGGCTTACTACATGGAAAACGCGGTAGAGGCAAGCCCTAAACACCCTGTTTTGGTCGACAAGTACATGGTAGGAAAAGAAATTGAGATCGATGCGATCTGCGATGGTGAAACCGTAATAATTCCTGGAATTATGGAACATATCGAAAGAGCCGGGGTACACTCAGGAGACTCTATCGCAGTATATCCTACACAGAATGTTTCACAGAGAGAAATCGATACGTTGGTAGATTATACACAGAGACTTGCCAAAGGCTTGAATGTAATTGGTTTAATGAATATCCAGTACGTTCTTTTCGAAGGAAATGTCTATGTAATTGAAGTAAATCCACGTTCTTCAAGAACAGTTCCTTTCCTGTCCAAAATAACAGAAGTTCCGATGGCTAATCTGGCTACAAAAGCAATATTAGGCCAGAAACTGACGGACTTAGGCTATAAAAACGGTCTGGTTCCAAGCAAAGAAGGTGTATATGTAAAAGTTCCTGTATTCTCTTTCTCAAAACTGACAAAAGTAGATATCTCTTTAGGCCCAGAAATGAAGTCTACGGGAGAGGTTATGGGTAAAGATACCACCCTTGAAAAAGCACTTTACAAAGGATTGGTTGCGGCTGGAAGAAAAGTTCCGATGCACGGATCGATCTTATTCACGGTAGCTGATAAACACAAGCAGGAAGCGGCTGATCTGGCGGCGAGATTCCATGAGGTTGGTTTCAGAATCTGGGCAACGGAAGGAACAGCCAAATTCTTCGAAGAAAAAGGGATTCCGTGCAAGATAGGATACAAAATCGGGGAGGAGAGTGTCAACCTTATCGATCTGATTCAGAAAGGAAAAGTACAATACGTTGTAAATACCATGACGAAAGGAAAGCAGTCTGAAAGAGACGGTTTCCAGATCAGAAGAATGAGTGTTGAAAACGGTGTTCCTTGTTTAACTTCAATGGATACTGTTGAAGCTATACTGAAAGTAATCGAAAGCATGACTTTCAAAATGGAAACAATGTAA
- a CDS encoding kelch repeat-containing protein, whose amino-acid sequence MKKIFFLLISTMCLSQNINFTWIQGGNQIEQNAEFGIYGLESNENWPNILKEMSYVVDNDGTFWMFGGYSTGWVSNATSLLWSYNYQNNNFTFRKGWLYHDFNGYNKGINADSYRNVPGAVRMSSMWASTNKNLYVFGGADASGKQKNDLWKFNSLTNNWIKISNGTPTGEANFGTKGVENITNAPPALINTTTWTDSSGNLYFFGGKTSNGDEYNTVWKYNISTNMWSWTGGADQPNTNGVYNSIGQENTLNTPSARFGSCSFKDLQGNIFIYGGYHSSVPQSYNYNDIWKFNPVNGLWTWMKGSQTSTENIAGGIGVENANNMPGTINYNYNNPKPNNWTDKNGNFWIQINYYMWKYTPSTNSWTLMKKNGNPPVSQPPVYGAMNVEDVQNFPGFRNSSACWTGNDGNLYLYNGNTNDSSTYAVDLWKYNTVTNNWVQVKGPGITSGGNSYDFTSYEKLAGLVESENTPGGTAKYGAQWKDTDGNLWIYGICGKYGNEINSTGYSSVDLWKFNSSQKKWQWINGNENSFFKSYTGDLLNYGTINVENKRNAPGRRIDAMSWIDTNGNLWMFGGQVPQVNSYYQDLWMFNVTSNNWVWKGGIKNPDNGYNRHANYGSQGIYSSANIPGARVRGKTWTDVQGNFYLYGGYGFDETSANEGYLNDVWKYDIAQNQWVWLNGDKTVNNFSSTNYPVADYGTGISWADENKDFWYFTNAKMWKYQTGTNSWSVIGTPPPYGNANYGTMGTESSSNFPGDRNKALTWTGKNGNLWLFGGNSTSQQNLWKYNIYTGNWTWMYGPQSSSSYNYGQLDVSSNVNLPPYRRYSATWTDTLGNLYFFGGTQTETYDHLNYNDVWRIDVASYSLNTNESIKSNGKFKVYPAFFSNEVTVESGENFEKITVSDFSGKTVKTVNFSSDKKKVINLSDLNTGAYILAVHGLKNNILFSTKIIKK is encoded by the coding sequence ATGAAAAAAATATTTTTTCTTTTGATAAGCACAATGTGCTTGTCACAAAACATCAATTTTACCTGGATACAAGGAGGAAATCAAATTGAACAAAACGCTGAATTTGGAATATATGGGCTTGAGAGTAATGAAAACTGGCCGAATATTTTAAAAGAAATGTCCTATGTGGTAGATAACGACGGAACTTTCTGGATGTTCGGAGGTTATAGTACAGGATGGGTGAGTAATGCAACCAGCCTGTTATGGAGCTACAACTATCAAAATAACAATTTTACCTTCAGAAAAGGCTGGCTTTACCACGATTTTAACGGGTATAATAAAGGAATAAACGCAGATAGCTACAGAAACGTTCCCGGAGCTGTAAGAATGTCTTCTATGTGGGCTTCAACAAATAAAAATTTATATGTTTTTGGAGGAGCGGATGCTTCCGGTAAACAAAAAAATGACCTGTGGAAATTCAACAGCCTTACCAATAACTGGATTAAAATTTCAAACGGAACACCAACCGGTGAAGCTAATTTCGGTACAAAAGGAGTTGAAAATATCACCAATGCTCCTCCTGCACTGATCAATACCACAACGTGGACCGATTCGTCAGGAAATCTCTATTTCTTCGGAGGTAAAACATCAAATGGGGATGAATATAATACCGTATGGAAGTACAATATTTCCACCAATATGTGGTCTTGGACCGGAGGAGCAGATCAGCCCAATACAAATGGTGTATACAACAGCATAGGACAGGAAAACACTCTGAATACTCCAAGTGCAAGGTTTGGAAGCTGTAGTTTTAAAGATTTGCAGGGGAATATCTTTATTTATGGAGGATATCATAGTTCCGTACCTCAAAGCTATAATTACAATGATATATGGAAGTTTAATCCTGTAAACGGATTATGGACCTGGATGAAAGGAAGCCAGACAAGTACCGAAAACATTGCCGGCGGAATAGGAGTGGAAAATGCTAATAATATGCCGGGAACCATTAACTATAATTATAACAATCCCAAGCCTAATAACTGGACAGACAAAAACGGAAACTTCTGGATTCAGATAAATTATTATATGTGGAAATACACACCATCCACTAATTCCTGGACATTAATGAAGAAAAACGGAAATCCTCCTGTCAGCCAGCCCCCTGTTTATGGAGCAATGAATGTTGAAGATGTACAAAACTTTCCGGGATTCAGAAATTCATCAGCCTGTTGGACCGGAAATGATGGAAATCTGTATTTATATAATGGCAATACAAATGATTCAAGTACATATGCAGTTGATTTGTGGAAATACAACACAGTGACCAATAATTGGGTTCAGGTTAAAGGACCGGGAATTACAAGCGGAGGCAATTCTTACGATTTTACTTCCTATGAAAAACTGGCAGGGCTTGTTGAAAGCGAAAATACTCCCGGAGGAACGGCCAAGTATGGCGCCCAATGGAAAGATACTGACGGCAATTTATGGATCTATGGAATTTGCGGGAAGTATGGTAATGAAATAAATAGCACAGGCTATTCTTCTGTTGATTTATGGAAGTTTAATTCTTCTCAAAAAAAATGGCAGTGGATCAACGGTAACGAAAATAGTTTCTTTAAATCGTACACAGGAGATTTGCTTAACTATGGAACAATTAATGTTGAAAACAAAAGAAATGCTCCGGGACGCCGTATTGATGCTATGTCATGGATAGACACTAACGGAAATCTATGGATGTTTGGTGGTCAGGTACCACAGGTGAACTCTTATTATCAGGATTTATGGATGTTCAACGTTACATCTAATAACTGGGTCTGGAAAGGAGGAATAAAAAATCCTGATAATGGTTATAACAGGCATGCAAATTATGGAAGCCAGGGAATATACTCTTCAGCTAATATTCCCGGAGCCAGAGTAAGAGGGAAAACATGGACAGATGTCCAGGGGAATTTCTATTTGTATGGTGGTTATGGCTTTGATGAAACTTCTGCAAATGAAGGATATTTAAATGACGTATGGAAATATGATATAGCCCAGAATCAGTGGGTATGGTTAAATGGAGATAAAACTGTTAACAACTTCAGCAGCACCAATTATCCTGTCGCTGACTATGGAACAGGAATCAGCTGGGCGGACGAAAATAAAGACTTCTGGTATTTTACAAATGCTAAAATGTGGAAATATCAGACGGGTACCAACAGCTGGTCTGTAATAGGAACCCCTCCTCCTTACGGAAATGCAAACTATGGAACTATGGGAACGGAAAGCTCTTCCAATTTCCCGGGAGATAGAAACAAGGCGCTGACATGGACCGGTAAAAATGGAAATCTGTGGTTATTTGGCGGAAACAGTACATCTCAACAAAATCTATGGAAGTACAATATCTATACAGGTAACTGGACATGGATGTATGGCCCTCAGTCTTCATCCTCATATAATTATGGACAGCTAGATGTTTCTTCCAATGTGAATTTACCGCCTTACAGACGCTATTCCGCTACCTGGACCGATACGCTTGGAAATTTATATTTCTTTGGAGGTACTCAGACAGAAACTTATGATCATCTGAACTACAATGATGTTTGGAGAATAGATGTAGCCAGCTATAGCCTGAATACCAACGAATCCATAAAATCAAATGGAAAATTCAAAGTATATCCTGCATTCTTTTCAAACGAGGTAACTGTGGAATCCGGAGAGAATTTTGAAAAAATAACAGTTTCCGATTTTTCCGGTAAAACAGTGAAAACAGTAAATTTCAGTTCAGATAAAAAGAAAGTTATTAATTTATCAGATTTGAATACTGGAGCTTATATACTTGCTGTTCATGGATTGAAAAACAATATCTTATTTTCAACAAAAATTATAAAAAAATAA
- a CDS encoding Crp/Fnr family transcriptional regulator — translation MIQKLLNSGLYWQKKEFRRNEFLKISGSTNTDIYFVENGSIRIFMMDDDEERIIRFGYTGNIIVSLDSFLSGKPSDLYMQAIKKTSVRIASKKDFYAFIVSGEENLKFWNSLLEDLVLQQMEREKDLLINSPKERFERVLKRSPKLFQEVPNKYIANYLRMSPETLSRLKKS, via the coding sequence ATGATTCAGAAACTGCTAAATAGTGGACTTTACTGGCAAAAGAAAGAATTCAGAAGAAATGAATTTCTGAAAATTTCAGGAAGTACGAATACTGATATTTATTTTGTCGAAAATGGCAGCATCCGGATTTTTATGATGGATGATGATGAAGAAAGAATTATTCGTTTCGGATATACTGGAAATATTATTGTTTCCCTAGACTCTTTTCTGTCGGGTAAACCTTCAGATCTTTATATGCAGGCAATTAAGAAAACAAGTGTGAGAATAGCGTCAAAAAAAGATTTTTATGCATTCATTGTATCAGGTGAAGAGAATCTTAAATTCTGGAACAGTCTTCTGGAAGATTTGGTGCTTCAGCAGATGGAGAGAGAAAAAGATTTGCTCATTAATTCCCCTAAAGAACGTTTCGAAAGAGTATTGAAAAGAAGTCCTAAGTTATTTCAGGAAGTCCCGAATAAATATATTGCCAATTACCTCAGAATGTCTCCGGAAACATTGTCAAGACTCAAAAAATCTTGA
- a CDS encoding DinB family protein: MEISTSQLLNELKILTQEHMQYAESLLKQPDEKLNFRLSQDSWSILECLEHLNRYGNFYIPEISQRISAAKTSPVAVFKPGIIGNYFTESMRPKEKLNKMKAFKSMNPVNSRLNKNIVHEFIRQQEQMTELLGKAENVNVNTVKTNISITKLVKLKLGDTFRFVIYHNARHIRQAENIIVNI, translated from the coding sequence ATGGAAATTTCTACATCACAATTACTTAATGAACTGAAAATATTAACCCAGGAACACATGCAGTATGCAGAAAGCCTTCTGAAACAACCGGATGAAAAACTCAATTTCAGACTTTCTCAGGACAGCTGGAGTATTCTTGAATGTCTCGAACATCTTAACCGTTACGGGAATTTTTACATTCCGGAGATCAGTCAAAGAATTTCTGCCGCAAAAACATCTCCTGTAGCAGTATTCAAACCTGGAATTATAGGGAATTATTTTACTGAAAGCATGCGCCCAAAGGAAAAACTAAACAAAATGAAAGCTTTTAAAAGCATGAATCCCGTAAACAGCCGGCTAAATAAAAATATAGTTCACGAATTTATAAGACAGCAGGAACAAATGACAGAATTGCTCGGAAAAGCAGAAAATGTTAATGTCAATACTGTAAAAACCAACATTAGCATTACAAAGTTGGTCAAGCTGAAATTAGGAGATACTTTCCGTTTTGTGATTTATCATAATGCAAGACATATCCGTCAGGCAGAAAATATTATAGTTAATATCTGA
- a CDS encoding methylated-DNA--[protein]-cysteine S-methyltransferase → MELIYRKTIQTPLGEMVACAVEEGICLLEFTDRKNFEKQFTSLSKALNSGFEERDHKHFTQLETELKEYFEGKRQVFNVPLYTTGTEFQEKVWQLLCEIPMGETRTYKKQSELLGNPKAIRAVGTANGINKIAILIPCHRVIGSNGELVGYAGGIWRKQKLLELEKAILF, encoded by the coding sequence ATGGAACTTATTTACCGAAAAACAATACAGACTCCACTGGGAGAAATGGTAGCCTGTGCCGTTGAGGAAGGAATCTGCCTCCTTGAATTTACAGATCGTAAAAACTTTGAAAAGCAGTTTACTTCTTTATCAAAAGCTTTAAATTCTGGATTTGAAGAAAGAGATCACAAACATTTCACCCAGCTGGAAACAGAATTAAAAGAATATTTTGAAGGAAAAAGACAGGTCTTCAATGTCCCTTTGTATACCACCGGAACAGAGTTTCAGGAAAAAGTATGGCAGCTTTTGTGCGAAATTCCTATGGGAGAAACAAGAACCTATAAAAAACAGTCGGAACTTTTAGGAAATCCCAAGGCAATACGCGCAGTGGGAACAGCAAACGGAATCAATAAAATTGCCATTCTGATACCCTGCCACCGTGTCATTGGTTCAAACGGAGAACTGGTAGGCTATGCGGGAGGAATCTGGAGAAAGCAAAAATTATTGGAATTAGAAAAGGCTATTTTGTTTTGA
- a CDS encoding DUF2911 domain-containing protein, protein MKKLLLALCISASALSFAQDYSVPAVSPRQKVEQQFSMSKITIDYGRPGVKGRKIFGELVPYGQVWRAGANSSTKITFGQAVNFGGKMVPAGTYGLFIVPTETEWKVILNKDFQQWGAYTYDPKQDVVDVTVPVNKLADKQEWFEITLNPMDENSGNLVIKWDMAQAEVTLKPAKLDAVMKISDKLKEIKKIESDAAKAKS, encoded by the coding sequence GTGAAAAAGTTACTATTAGCACTTTGCATATCAGCTTCGGCTCTAAGTTTTGCCCAGGATTATTCAGTACCGGCAGTAAGTCCGCGTCAGAAGGTGGAACAGCAGTTTTCAATGTCTAAAATTACCATCGATTACGGAAGACCAGGAGTGAAAGGACGTAAAATATTCGGAGAATTGGTTCCTTACGGACAGGTTTGGAGAGCAGGAGCGAACTCATCTACCAAAATTACATTCGGACAGGCTGTTAATTTCGGAGGAAAAATGGTTCCGGCAGGAACTTACGGACTGTTCATCGTTCCTACAGAAACAGAATGGAAAGTAATCTTAAACAAAGACTTCCAGCAGTGGGGCGCTTATACCTATGATCCGAAACAGGATGTGGTAGATGTAACCGTACCGGTGAACAAACTGGCAGACAAGCAGGAGTGGTTTGAAATTACCTTAAACCCGATGGATGAAAATTCAGGAAACCTGGTGATAAAATGGGATATGGCTCAGGCAGAAGTTACTTTAAAACCTGCAAAACTGGACGCCGTTATGAAGATTTCAGATAAATTGAAAGAAATTAAGAAAATAGAGTCTGACGCTGCAAAAGCAAAAAGCTAA
- a CDS encoding GNAT family N-acetyltransferase → MKFSIQPVLENQEYKLIPLQQGDFESLYEVASDPRVWEQHPNPDRYKREVFESFFKGAMESEGAFKIIEKSSGDVLGSTRFYNFDENENRIFIGYTFYGTKSWGKGINPQVKKIMLDYIFQFVDKVHFHIGKENLRSQIAMERIGGQKIAEEEVAYYAEPTRTNFVYEIKKENHS, encoded by the coding sequence ATGAAATTTTCAATTCAGCCTGTTTTAGAAAATCAGGAATATAAATTAATCCCCTTACAGCAAGGGGATTTTGAATCTTTATATGAAGTGGCTTCCGATCCCAGAGTTTGGGAACAGCATCCCAATCCCGACCGCTATAAAAGAGAAGTTTTTGAATCCTTCTTTAAGGGAGCAATGGAAAGTGAAGGAGCCTTTAAAATTATTGAAAAATCGTCCGGTGATGTTTTGGGAAGTACCCGTTTCTATAATTTCGATGAAAATGAGAACCGTATTTTTATCGGTTATACGTTCTACGGAACAAAATCATGGGGAAAAGGCATCAATCCGCAGGTCAAAAAAATAATGCTTGATTATATCTTCCAGTTCGTAGATAAGGTACATTTCCACATAGGAAAAGAAAACCTCCGTTCACAGATTGCTATGGAAAGAATTGGCGGACAAAAGATCGCGGAAGAAGAAGTGGCTTATTATGCTGAGCCTACAAGAACCAATTTTGTTTACGAAATAAAAAAAGAAAACCATTCATGA
- a CDS encoding cupin domain-containing protein, with the protein MKKYKIQKSPFVVPTTDGKLIEEHWGNSTGNSNVSIAHMVAPPDWSEPHQTPDFDEFTIIISGKKQFEIDGETIILEKRQSILIEKGARVRYSNPFSESCEYIAICLPAFSMELVNREEA; encoded by the coding sequence ATGAAAAAATATAAAATTCAAAAATCACCGTTTGTAGTTCCTACTACAGATGGAAAATTAATTGAAGAACACTGGGGAAACTCTACGGGAAACTCAAATGTCTCCATTGCCCACATGGTAGCACCGCCGGATTGGAGCGAGCCTCACCAGACTCCGGATTTTGATGAATTTACCATTATCATTTCAGGGAAAAAGCAATTTGAAATAGACGGGGAAACCATTATTCTCGAAAAACGACAGAGTATTTTAATAGAAAAAGGAGCAAGAGTACGTTACAGCAACCCGTTTTCAGAATCCTGCGAATATATTGCCATCTGTCTTCCTGCATTTTCAATGGAACTTGTAAACAGGGAAGAAGCTTAA
- a CDS encoding dienelactone hydrolase family protein — MIRNVLLTACVISAGTLFGQKLKTVSYQDGSQKLNGLVTSNAGKKLPGVLILPAWKGIDDEAKTAAAELEKQGYIAFIADIYGEGNIPADNAAAGKSAGYYKQNYDAYQKRISLALDQLKKNGAVADKIAVIGYCFGGTGALESARGSLPVVGAVSIHGSIGKDQTRKNGPISTKILVENPADDKGVTPEDYNNLIKEMNEGNADWQIITYAHSKHTFTDPKSPDYNEIMAKRAWNHTLMFLKEILK; from the coding sequence ATGATACGTAACGTTCTATTAACAGCATGCGTTATAAGTGCAGGAACACTTTTCGGACAAAAGCTGAAAACAGTTTCCTACCAGGACGGTTCACAGAAACTGAATGGTCTGGTAACATCCAATGCCGGGAAAAAGCTTCCGGGTGTTCTGATTCTTCCTGCATGGAAAGGTATAGATGATGAAGCTAAAACTGCCGCTGCCGAGCTTGAAAAGCAGGGATACATTGCTTTTATTGCTGATATTTACGGTGAAGGAAATATTCCTGCCGATAATGCTGCTGCCGGTAAATCTGCCGGATATTACAAGCAGAATTATGATGCTTATCAGAAGCGGATTTCTCTTGCTTTAGACCAGTTGAAAAAGAATGGCGCTGTTGCTGATAAAATTGCAGTAATCGGGTATTGTTTTGGTGGTACAGGTGCTCTGGAATCTGCAAGGGGAAGCCTGCCGGTTGTGGGAGCGGTTTCCATTCACGGAAGCATCGGAAAGGACCAGACCAGAAAAAACGGTCCTATTTCTACGAAGATCTTAGTTGAGAATCCTGCTGATGACAAAGGAGTAACTCCTGAAGATTACAATAACCTGATTAAAGAAATGAATGAAGGAAATGCTGACTGGCAGATTATTACCTATGCTCATTCAAAACATACTTTCACCGATCCGAAATCGCCTGACTATAATGAAATAATGGCCAAAAGAGCCTGGAATCATACGCTGATGTTCCTGAAAGAAATTTTGAAATAA